In Polycladomyces zharkentensis, the DNA window TGCCCATAAAGGATTACAATGCGGTTCAACTCGATTTGCTCCTTTACGGAGTGGAGAGTGAAGAATTCAAGAGGCATTTCCCGAACGTGATGCCGCCGAAAGCGGTGAGAAAAGGAAAGTTTGAAGGTGTGATAACGGGAATATGGAAAAGATACAGGGAAAAGGGAAGCGAACCCGGCGAATCACAATTGTTTCATAAGCAATTGTGCCCTGATTGCCAGGGGGCAAGATTAAAGAAGGAAAGCCTTCTCGTTACCGTCGACGGGGCTTCCATTGCCGAGGTTTCTTCATGGTCGATCGCGGATGCGTTGGCCTGGATGAACTCATTGCAGGACAAATTGAAGGACAAGCTGTCTTCGGAGCAATTGCTCATTGTCAAACCAATCCTGCACGATTGTGTAGTCAGAACGAAACGGCTCATGGATGTAGGGCTTGGTTATATGTCGCTTCACCGACAGGTCGTTACGCTGTCCGGAGGGGAGGCGCAAAGGTTAAGGCTGGCAACGATACTGGGTTCCGGACTGACCGGTGTACTCTACATTTTGGACGAACCGACGGCCGGACTGCATCCGAAAGATACAAAAGGACTAATCCGAATGTTGTACCAATTGCGAGATTTGGGAAACACTGTGCTGGTTATTGAACATGACGAAGAGGTGATGCGGGCGGCTGATCACATTATTGACATGGGGCCAGGCGCTGGCAGCTTTGGAGGAAATGTGGTTGGTCAGGGGCGATTGGAGGATTTGATCAACAACCCGAAATCGGTGACTGGAGCGTATTTCAGAGAAGAAAGCCATCCCGGGAAAGTGCGCAAACGAAGGAGAGGGAATGGTCATTTTCTGACGATCCGAAATGCGCATGCGCGAAATTTGAAGCACATTACGGTTTCGTTTCCGCTCGGCTGCCTTGTTTCCGTTACCGGTGTTTCGGGTTCGGGGAAATCCACGCTCCTGTTCGATGTGCTTGCCGCTTCTTATCGGGAAAAGGGACAGCCCATCGGTTGCGAAAGAATCACCGGATGGGATGCGGTTGGACAGCTGGTTACCGTTGACCAGTCACCCCTTTCGCGCATGAAGAGATCCAACATTGCCACGTATACCGAAGTGTATACACACTTAAGAAATCTGTTTGCCCGTTTGCCCGAAGCAAAACGCAGTAAGTTAACGGCAAAACACTTCTCTTTCAATTCGCCTGGAGGCAGGTGCGAAACCTGCCAAGGACTCGGCGTTGTACCGGTTCACATGCATTTTCTCCCGGAGGTGGAAGTTCGTTGCCCTGCTTGCCGCGGCAGACGTTTTAAAAAGAGTGTTCTCCGTGTTACGTACAAAGGCTATACCATCTCCGACTTATTGGACATGACCGTTCAAGAGAGTTTGTCCGTTTTTGAGGACCAGCAGAAAATAACCGAAACGGCGAAGCTGCTCTGTGAAGTGGGACTTGGCTACTTGAAGTGGGGACAATCCGTCAATACGTTGTCTGGCGGAGAAGCCCAACGGACCAAGTTGGCCAAAGAATTGAGCAAAAAAACGAAAAATCATACGTTGTATTTGCTGGATGAGCCGACAACGAGGCTGCACCCCGGAGCACTGAAAACCGAACAAATAAGCCGCCCCACATGGGACGATCACCATTGTCATCCATCATACTCCGGTGAGCAAGTATCCAGTCAATTTCCTCGTCAGTACCGGTCTCTAGGGTCTCCGGCACTTTGAAACCACTTCGGATCAGTGAGGGACAGCGCGACATACCCGGGTTGTAGCCCTTCATCCCCCTTCACGATGTGTGTGATACGTCGGACCACTTCTCTTCCGGTATAACTCTCCCGTTCAGGGTCCCACTCTTGAAGAAGGAGATAGTGTCCTACCTTGAAACCTCTATCCTCTTTGCGAATCTCAACCCTCTTCTGATCCCGCAAAACTGCCTCAAAACATTCCGACCAGATTTTGAGCTTGTGGATCATCATCCCTCCACCTTTTCCCAACACCGTCACTCGACAACTGAGACTCGGCTGTCCCCCAATTCTGTCGGACTTGCGAGAGGGACAAAGCTCACCGTAAGGGGGTTAATC includes these proteins:
- a CDS encoding ATP-binding cassette domain-containing protein, translated to MQGTIKIKGAREHNLKNISLEIPKHKLVVITGPSGSGKSTLAIDTLQRESQRQFMESLGMITYQTSKPKVDAIHGLSPSISVGQHIANHNPRSTVGTVTDIYTYLRILFAKIGERPCPSCGTTIGPSFEGEVSQDGILDEEEPYDTYGMVPCPNCGHPLEKLTMTHFSFNKPEGACITCSGLGQIATLNMDAVIDKNRSLRDGGVLIWQHDFVIDHYTKILKAAAKHYGFSFDEHLPIKDYNAVQLDLLLYGVESEEFKRHFPNVMPPKAVRKGKFEGVITGIWKRYREKGSEPGESQLFHKQLCPDCQGARLKKESLLVTVDGASIAEVSSWSIADALAWMNSLQDKLKDKLSSEQLLIVKPILHDCVVRTKRLMDVGLGYMSLHRQVVTLSGGEAQRLRLATILGSGLTGVLYILDEPTAGLHPKDTKGLIRMLYQLRDLGNTVLVIEHDEEVMRAADHIIDMGPGAGSFGGNVVGQGRLEDLINNPKSVTGAYFREESHPGKVRKRRRGNGHFLTIRNAHARNLKHITVSFPLGCLVSVTGVSGSGKSTLLFDVLAASYREKGQPIGCERITGWDAVGQLVTVDQSPLSRMKRSNIATYTEVYTHLRNLFARLPEAKRSKLTAKHFSFNSPGGRCETCQGLGVVPVHMHFLPEVEVRCPACRGRRFKKSVLRVTYKGYTISDLLDMTVQESLSVFEDQQKITETAKLLCEVGLGYLKWGQSVNTLSGGEAQRTKLAKELSKKTKNHTLYLLDEPTTRLHPGALKTEQISRPTWDDHHCHPSYSGEQVSSQFPRQYRSLGSPAL
- a CDS encoding ASCH/PUA domain-containing protein translates to MMIHKLKIWSECFEAVLRDQKRVEIRKEDRGFKVGHYLLLQEWDPERESYTGREVVRRITHIVKGDEGLQPGYVALSLTDPKWFQSAGDPRDRY